A genome region from Coffea arabica cultivar ET-39 chromosome 7e, Coffea Arabica ET-39 HiFi, whole genome shotgun sequence includes the following:
- the LOC113702446 gene encoding signal recognition particle 19 kDa protein-like: protein MDGNIQAIKKWIVLYPIYINSKKTIAEGRRISVSKACENPTCVEIHDCCIHLKLPCAIEVDKAYPRDFMQRGRVRVMLKREDGSLFNPAISSRKQLMLRVAELVPKHSNRTKKQEPATSSAAGPSKPAKGGKKKR from the exons ATGGATGGTAATATACAAGCTATAAAGAAATGGATTGTGCTCTATCCTATCTACATCAACTCAAAGAAGACAATAGCTGAAGGCAGGCGGATTAGCGTCAGCAAAGCATGTGAAAACCCTACTTGTGTTGAAATCCATGATTGCTGTATTCACCTGAAACTTCCGTGTGCTATTGAG GTTGACAAGGCATATCCACGTGATTTTATGCAAAGGGGACGAGTAAGGGTTATGTTAAAAAGGGAAGATGGAAGTCTTTTCAATCCAGCCATTTCTTCTA GGAAACAACTGATGCTCCGTGTTGCAGAATTGGTCCCCAAACATTCGAATAGGACCAAAAAGCAAGAACCTGCGACATCTTCAGCGGCTGGCCCTTCGAAGCCTGCAAAGGGTGGAAAGAAGAAGAGATAA